One genomic region from Rosa rugosa chromosome 1, drRosRugo1.1, whole genome shotgun sequence encodes:
- the LOC133707054 gene encoding uncharacterized protein LOC133707054: protein MVTIHPNLKPWHQSMTSNQQCYSHTTLSPLCTTKPSTISCTASSESNQSSPAGRIKRLVLPQEGRTKLNTYPDRDFYAYPRFVTHVDDGFISTLTNLYREKLRPDSEVLDLMSSWVSHLPKEVQYKKVVGHGLNAQELAKNPRLDYFFVKDLNQDQKLELESSSFDAVLCTVSVQYLQQPEKVFAEVFRVLRPGGVFIVSFSNRLFYEKAIGAWRDGSAYSRIQLVVQYFQSVEGFTKAEIVKKLPDANGGGAAENKSPFSWFMGLLGLLSGSDPFYAVLAYKNFKPVYETE from the exons ATGGTCACCATTCATCCAAACCTCAAGCCATGGCATCAGTCCATGACAAGCAACCAGCAGTGCTACTCACACACCACCCTCTCTCCTCTATGCACCACCAAACCATCAACAATTTCATGCACTGCTTCATCAGAAAGCAATCAATCTTCCCCAGCAGGCAGAATCAAACGCCTTGTTCTTCCCCAAGAGGGCAGAACCAAACTCAACACTTACCCTGACAGAGATTTCTATGCCTATCCGCGCTTCGTGACACATGTCGACGATGGCTTCATTTCCACATTGACCAATCTGTATAGAGAAAAGTTGAGACCCGACTCAGAGGTTCTTGATCTCATGAGCTCATGGGTTAGTCACTTGCCGAAAGAGGTACAGTATAAGAAAGTGGTGGGACATGGGCTAAATGCACAAGAGCTTGCCAAGAACCCTAGGCTGGATTACTTTTTTGTCAAGGATCTGAATCAGGATCAGAAGCTTGAGTTGGAAAGCTCTAGTTTTGATGCTGTGTTGTGCACGGTTAGCGTTCAGTATCTTCAACAACCTGAGAAG GTGTTTGCGGAGGTGTTCCGGGTTTTAAGACCAGGAGGGGTGTTCATAGTGAGTTTTAGCAATCGATTGTTTTACGAGAAAGCAATTGGAGCATGGAGAGATGGGAGTGCATACAGCCGGATACAATTAGTAGTGCAATACTTCCAATCTGTGGAAGGGTTCACAAAAGCTGAAATCGTTAAGAAATTACCCGATGCCAATGGTGGTGGTGCTGCAGAGAATAAATCACCATTCAGTTGGTTCATGGGTTTGCTTGGATTGCTGTCCGGGTCTGATCCCTTCTATGCAGTCTTAGCTTACAAGAACTTCAAACCTGTATATGAAACAGAATGA